The proteins below come from a single Myripristis murdjan chromosome 10, fMyrMur1.1, whole genome shotgun sequence genomic window:
- the mchr2b gene encoding melanin concentrating hormone receptor 2b, with product MNDTDLFCKNGQTNNLTDQSCLNETATPFSHMDITTFMHIFPSIYGILCSVGVIANGLVIYAVATCKMKMVSDIYVLNLAIADMLFLLVMPFNIHQLVRDRQWVFGNFMCKAVVVVDVSNQFTTVGVVTVLCIDRYIAIVHPTSERRTIQWTIIINLLVWLGSFLLTVPVMMYAKVVRKHQLEICMMYLDGPEDMYWYTLYQSILGFIIPLIIISTFYSLTLYHVFRSIRRVKRKQSVWAKRATKTVLMVIALFLICWSPYHVIQVINLSNNSPTTAFIYAYNISICLSYSHSCINPLMLLVFAQNYRDRLCRRNVSHSSHLSSKTTVVKADGSSIATDPNYRCTVI from the exons ATGAATGATACGGATCTATTTTGCAAAAATGGTCAAACAAATAACTTGACCGACCAGTCATGTCTGAACGAAACCGCTACTCCCTTCAGCCACATGGACATAACAACTTTCATGCACATATTCCCGTCAATTTACGGCATCCTCTGCTCAGTTGGAGTTATAGCCAACGGGCTGGTCATCTATGCGGTGGCCACATGCAAGATGAAAATGGTGTCAGACATCTACGTGTTGAACTTGGCGATTGCCGACATGCTTTTCTTGCTGGTGATGCCTTTTAACATTCACCAGCTGGTGCGAGACAGACAGTGGGTCTTCGGAAACTTTATGTGTAAGGCGGTTGTTGTGGTGGATGTCAGCAACCAGTTCACCACAGTGGGGGTTGTTACTGTCTTATGCATTGACAG gtacatcgCGATCGTCCACCCCACCTCAGAGAGGAGGACTATCCAGTGGACCATCATCATCAATCTGCTTGTGTGGCTGGGCAGCTTCCTCCTCACCGTGCCTGTCATGATGTATGCCAAGGTTGTGCGCAAACACCAGCTCGAGATATGCATGATGTATCTGGACGGGCCCGAGGACATGTACTGGTACACCCTCTACCAGTCCATCCTGGGCTTCATCAtccccctcatcatcatcagcacctTTTACTCCCTCACCCTCTACCATGTTTTCCGCTCCATCCGTCGGGTCAAACGCAAGCAGTCCGTCTGGGCTAAGAGGGCCACCAAGACAGTCCTGATGGTTATTGCCCTCTTCCTCATCTGCTGGTCCCCCTACCATGTAATTCAAGTGATCAATCTGAGTAATAACAGCCCAACAACTGCCTTTATCTACGCTTACAACATCAGCATCTGCCTCAGCTACTCCCACAGCTGCATCAACCCCCTCATGTTGCTCGTCTTCGCCCAGAATTACCGCGACCGTCTGTGTCGCAGAAATGTGTCGCACAGCTCCCATCTGTCATCCAAGACCACGGTGGTCAAAGCCGACGGTTCTAGCATTGCTACCGACCCCAACTATCGCTGTACTGTCATCTGA